The sequence AGGTTAGAAATAatttctaaaaatgaaaaattacatgTATTAATTATACTAGATTAGGTTAGATTACATTAGGTTATTAAAATTGGAAGTCTTAACTCTAATAACCAAATGCAAAACTGGTGCAGTAAGTGTTTAcggacatatatatatatatacacacaaacatatacatacacacacacactcatagaATGATCAATACATCATTTTTAGTAAGAACATATAGATAgtatagtatttttttaaatgacatcaaATTTATAAACATTGAATATAAGTGTCCCCTTGGTTTAAAGCAGGCacaataaactttaaaaaaaaaaaattaccagattATGTATGCTTTTTGGGATGTTTTGGCTGAAACAGCCCAAGAGACTTTGGGTTATGTAGTGGAGTCATTGTAGAGAAAAGTTGGTGGCTTGGGGGTGGAGTCAAAGGCAATAGTGTATGGTTTGGGGGTTCAGGTTGAAAAATGTTCAGAATACCTCTCTGAGAGCTTTGCACTAAAGCACCTCTTGTGTAGTCAACATTATTATTCTTTACCTGTTCTGTGTTCAGTTAAAGAATCCACATAGTTTAATAGAACTTTATCAAAGGCTGCGAACACCTTGGGATCTAACTTCCAGACAATCTGGGAGTAGTAAGTGTACCCAAAAAGGAGCACAGAAATGGAACTTTCAGGACTTTCATTTCTTCTTAAAGGTAAATAAAAGTTTGTGTTCCCATATATAGTCAGTCATTTTTCAGGTACCTTGATAAACCCAATTTTTGTTTAAACAGGGCTTTATCTAAATTGGCTTATTGCTCTTTAACTTAGCTTTTATGGTAGGGTGTGGCTACCAGCTGCACCCCAAAAAATCCACAATGGACACACATGGTGAAATGACTTCAGCCCAGTAATTCATCTTGAGAAAGGATGGTGGCTCAGCtccaaaggaatttaggtgcctaaatcccaaaTGTGGGTACCACTGCAATCCAGAAAACCCCCAGTGAGCTGCTaactaaccctgtaggtgcctaaactcactcatgGAATAAATTTTCACTTGAAAAGTTCCCTAGGAACCTCATTTTTGCCTCTGGGCCTGCATACTCATGCCTAACTCATACCTAAGCCCCAGTGCAATCCTCAAATCAGACGATAGATGGGGGAACACCATCATGGCCTGATCAGATAGGCATTTTCTAAGCATGACTTACTCCACACAGAACAGAGGAGGACAACTCCCTTATAACCTTGATCCCGTGGTTAGGGTGCTCAGGTGGGCTGAGGCAACTCCCTTTTCTTCATTAGGCAGAGGGGATTTGAACAGGAGTTTCCTACCTTTCAAATGAGCACCCTAACCCCCAGGGCATATTCAGATGTGGGTCTCTTGTTGTAGTCATTCTATGTTGTATTAAATATTAATGGGCCCAGAGAGAGAATGAGACTATCGTCCaatggttagaacactcacctgaGGTTGAaatcctgttcaaatcccttctgctTGTCAGGCGGAGAGGGGAACTGAACCAGTTTCCCACATTCTGGGTGAGCGCTCTGACACTGGGACAAAGGACGGCACCTGCCATCTCCTCCTCTaacaccctccacacacacacacacacacacattgttgtGGGAGTCAGACAGGTGCCTAAGTTCTGTTCTCTCAAGCAACAGCTTAGGCATCGAAGGTGCCTGACTCCAGGAAAGGCATTCCCAGCTGTAGATTGCAAGCACAGATAGATGCCTCCCTGTATCCcacactcaggccatgtctacacaagtTATGTTAGCATTCAGCTGCTGAAGTTTGTATATCACTCATGCGCTTGCATATTTGGCTGCTTGTGTCTGCGCTGCACGTATTTTCCAGGAGTTCTAGTTTTGACACAAAGTGCTATACATGGTGGGTAGGCATCCCAGTGTGCCATTTGCTGCCTTCTGGCAAAATGCCTTTTGGGCAGTGTTCACAATGTGTTGGAGGAAGCAGTTGTTTCAAGGTCTTAACTCAAAACTTTTATAGTGAGACAGTAAACTGTGCTACTCATGGACAGGCTGGGTTCCATTTTAATCatttaatacagtaactcctcgcttaacattgtagttatgttcctgaaaaatgcgactttaagcaaaacgatgttaagagaatccaatttccccataagaattaattttttcaccagacaaaaaaaaactatatattatacatacacacacacacacacacacagtataaattttaaacaaacaatttaatactgtacacagtgatgatgattgtgaagcttggttgaggtagtGAAGCTAGAGGGTGggagagggtgggatatttcccagggaatggcttactgctaaatgatgaactagcttttggctgagccctcaagggttaacccattgttgttaatgtagcctcacactctacaaggcagcacgaatggagggaggggagacagcatggcagacagagacacaggggaggggaacaccctgacattagcccccctctctcctccccgcccccctccctgcgcacagcaagcaggaggctcctgggagcagctccaaggcagaagcAGCACATGACAACTGAGCTACCAGCAACTGATGGCCTGCTGgacggctgccgcacagggaacttaggggtgCGGCGAACTGATGAGGGTCTgtcggtccaccctggttccaagcccccaccagctagctccaactggctgctcttcctgcaagcagtggacaaagcaggcggctgccaaacaacgttacaagggagcattgcacaactttaaatgagtatgttctctaattgatcagcaatgtaacaacgaaactttaagtgaggagttactgtagacACAACTCCCAATTTATTggttaaataatttattttataaaagtgAGAATAGTCAGTGCATACTACGATTTAATTGCTTTTTGTTCCACGCATTTCAGATGCCGCCGAATTACTAATTCTCCTGTGCTCTTAAGTAAGGTATCTGACATTTCCTCTTCTGTGGGAATTCCATGAGGCAGTTTCAGGGGCTGAATTCTACAGACAAGAGAATTTGTTTAAAACACGGACTATGGTAACAAGTTATTTTAATTGTTGCTGGTTAAAGGAAAAGTTAACAAACCTTATTAGATGCTTTATGACTTTCAGTTTTGCATTCACAGATGGGATATTTTTGTGCACTCTGGGCTGATTTGCCTATAAACAATGCAGAATGTTACAAACTCACTTCGAAAAAGCAATTTATGTCTCTAGGAACTGATGTATTCAACTGAAGAATTCACATATCAATAAAAGAAGAACATAGTACACAAAATTAAACTACTTTGGGAAACTCACACTTCTTGAAAATAAGTGTGCTAAAATTCATTAAACTTTTGGGATTCACTAACATCTTCATTAATACAAATGCTTATTTCCTATTAATATCCACGGGAGATCCATACATCTAGGCTCCAATCATGCAAATGCCTACCTATTTGCTCAACTTTATTATTGTGAGTAATCcatttgatttcaataggatttgaAGATCTGAGAAAAGAATTTTCCCCTAAATTTCTAGGCTAATTACTTTACAGATGTGCATGATAAACGTGAAATAAAGTAAATGAGAAAGTATACTTTATCCAGTCCAAGATCATGTATTATCTTCTTTTCCCAGTATGGACGACCTATTCCACTTTTGATTCTAGTGACAAGATGCAGTTTGTGAGGCTGCTGAGGATCACCTCCGTATTTTTCATGATCTGAAGGCCGTGGCTGAAATACCTACAAATAAGTAGTTCACAAAaggcatgtttttgtttttttatttttaaacctttcaaCAGTTACTGAATCCAACAATATCTTGCTGTAAAAATATTcccctaaaatatattttagtctTTCACTAGAAAGAAAATGTGGCAAACCCCCCCTAAATTTCTAATAAGCTTCCCTTCCAGAAAGGCAAAGCAGCAACATATGACCATAGTATTAAAAAAGCTAATCTCCAAATAACCTAAAATTATTTCAAGTGTTTCCTCATGACAATTTCCATAAAGATACAATAAGTTTGGGGTCATGATCCTCCACTCATATATAGCCTAGTCTTTGGGGGCATGATTCTTCACCAATATATATATGAACACATAAGAGCAGAGGTCTAGTTGTAGGACTGGGACCCAAATTTGTAAGATGATTGTGACAGGCTTATTACTCAAGAATGCCCTGTTTCAGAAATAAAATCAACTACAATCAGACACTGGTTTTTCATACAAGAATCTGAGTGCATATCTCTCTGGTTTAACAATAGTATTGCTCAGTACTGTTACAAATTAGTCttactaaaaaaattaaaggtataaacaaacccaaaacatGCTTTCAAATCTTTAAATATTGTGCTTACTGAAGCTGGAATTCTTGACTTAGTAAATTTATGGCGAATCCATCCTGTCCAAGTCAGTGATTCCATGCTGCTTTTTGCCAGAGTCTAAAAAAGTTATGGCATGATTTGTTAAGTTTATTCAAGAAGAAAATTATTAACATTTGTATTGTACATAAAACCGTGAAATGACTAAATtaggatcaggatcccattgtgcaacCAGAATAACCGATACAATACTGTGCCCTTACTATATCAGTGGGTGCTCTGACACCGAGACGTTTAGCATAGTCTTGCTTAATGAAATCAAATACTTTTGAAACCTTTTAAAGCCTGTGTTTCTGCTCCTGGTGTCTAGTGAAATGAGGACACAACCCCTGGTTTCACTAGAACGGAGGCTGCAGAACGGCAGGCGTGCTTCTGGCCCTGCAAACGAGGAAAACCTCGGTGAGCCGGGACACGCACTCTGAGCGCGATCAGGCAGCGCAACTCACTGGGGCTGACCCGGTCTGGAGGGACGGTCCCAGGGGAATCAGGCTGCAGCCCGCCCTAGTGTGGCCCAGGATAGCTCGGAGGGGCAAGAGCCCCAGTCCTGCGACCCTTTCACCAGGGGCTCAAGGGGCCAGGGAAGCGAAGCACGGAGCGCAGCAGCCGGGGCAATGGGAGGCCAGGGGCTGCAGGCCCGGGTCCCACTCTCACGCCGCCCTTCCTCCCCTTGGAGGaactgccccccactcccacgGCGACCAGCACAGGGAAACCCCCCAGCGCTGCGCCCCACTCACTCTCCAGGCGGCCGGGGGTCTCTTAGCGACGCAGCCCAGCGCTGCCGCCGCCATCTTGGCACCGAATGTTATTTCCGGACTCCAGCAGCCACTAAGATCGGCGCCTAGAAGCCGCTGCACTTTGGTTCCGACTACTTCCGGCGCGAGAGCGGGGAGGGAATAAAGCGCGACACCGGCGGCCGCTTCGGGTTTTTCTGGGTCCTGAAAATCACGTGACCACCTCCCCCAGCTCCGCCTGGCTCCCGGAAGTGGTGGCTGGTGGCGCGCGCAGGCTTGGTCCAGCCTGGGGCTTCGATGCCCGCCGGGTGCCGCTTACCGCCCGCCCCCATGTCCCAGGCCGGTCCGGGCGCGGTGGCCGCGCTGGAGCCCCCGGCGGTGGCGACGCTGAAGCGGGCGGTGGAGCTGGACTCGGCGTCCCGCTTCCAGGAGTCGCTGGTGTGTTACCAGGAGGGGATTGAcctgctgctgcaggtgctgaAAGGTACCGACGGGCTGGATCCCCACACCCGGGCTCTGCGGCGTGGCCCCTACCTCCCCTCCAGCGCTGTAGCTCACCCcgcccagagccggggctggcTTCCTGCCCGCCCCGCTTCGCCGGGAAAGGTCGGGAGCCGCAGCGCCAATGCAACCACCCGGCAGAGTTAACGCTGCTCCTTCCTGAGCTTGCAAACgtttggggctgggggctgtCATTTTCTCTGGGGTTGCAGAGAGGGCGTGGCGGGACGGAGCCCAGCTCTGGCTGACCTGCGGGTGCTGCCtctttaaggcctggtctatactagaaaattacGTTGTCTTAAC is a genomic window of Natator depressus isolate rNatDep1 chromosome 1, rNatDep2.hap1, whole genome shotgun sequence containing:
- the MRPL30 gene encoding large ribosomal subunit protein uL30m is translated as MAAAALGCVAKRPPAAWRTLAKSSMESLTWTGWIRHKFTKSRIPASVFQPRPSDHEKYGGDPQQPHKLHLVTRIKSGIGRPYWEKKIIHDLGLDKANQPRVHKNIPSVNAKLKVIKHLIRIQPLKLPHGIPTEEEMSDTLLKSTGELVIRRHLKCVEQKAIKS